The Candidatus Methanoperedens sp. DNA window GTTCTACCCGCGCAGTAAAAACGACCTGGAACGGGAGCTCAGCCGGTGCTTTGCAGGCGTACCCTCAGTTGAAAAAGCGGCTCTCGGGGCTGTGGTACCGCATGCGGGTTATATTTATTCTGGAAATACAGCCGCTTACGTATATTCTTCCCTTCCCAAGGCTGATACTTTTGTGCTGCTAGGTCCGAATCATACAGGTTACGGTTCTCCAGTTTCTGTTTCCTCTGAAACCTGGAGCACCCCTCTTGGTGAGGTAAGCCCTGACAGGGAGTTTATCAAGGCGCTTCCCAGGAAGATAATCGACATGGACGAAAGTGCTCACATACACGAGCATTCAATAGAGGTGCAGCTTCCTTTCCTGCAGCACAGGTTCAGGGATTTCAGCATCGTTCCTATCTGCATGGGAATGCAGGATGAGGAGACAGCACTGGATGTAG harbors:
- a CDS encoding MEMO1 family protein, which gives rise to MRAPAVSGQFYPRSKNDLERELSRCFAGVPSVEKAALGAVVPHAGYIYSGNTAAYVYSSLPKADTFVLLGPNHTGYGSPVSVSSETWSTPLGEVSPDREFIKALPRKIIDMDESAHIHEHSIEVQLPFLQHRFRDFSIVPICMGMQDEETALDVGVELAEAARKVNKKIVIIASSDFTHYKPDKVARENDAYFIQSILDMDISAFYRKLYERDASVCGYGAIAAMLTATKNLGAKKAWLLKYSTSGDTTGDLAAVVGYAGIIVE